Genomic window (Bacillus pumilus):
TTAACACCTGTTTTTGCAGAAAAATTAAAAACACAAAGACCGCTTGTCGTCGGCCTTGTCCTTGTGTATTTATTTGGCATGATCGGACTTCTTCTCGGAGGATCGACGCCTATTCTTGTCATCTCTGTTTTATTGATCGGTGTTGGACAAGGGGCTAGCATTAGTCTTGCCCTCACATTTATCGGATTGCGGACGACCAATATGGAGCAAGCCGCTGCCCTTTCTGGAATGGCTCAGTCTCTCGGTTATTTATTAGCCGCCGTTGGTCCATTCATGATCGGTATCCTTTTTGATCTTACACATACATGGACGCCATCCATTATCATCTTTATCATCATCCTATTTTTCATGCTTTTATCCGGTATGCGTGCCGGACGAAGCGTCTATATCTCAGATCCATCATAAAAAAAGAACCCGCCTCCTCGTGAGACGGGTTCTTTTCTGCTTTATGCTTGTTCAGTCACATGAACCTTTAACGTTGCTTGTACTTCTGGATGAAGCTTCACCGGTACATTTGTGTAACCTAATGCACGGATGGCGTCATTCAGCTCGATTTTACGCTTATCGAGTTTGATTTGATGATCTTTTTGCAATTTATCAGCGATTTGTTTGCTCGTAATTGATCCAAACAGACGGCCGCCTTCACCTGATTTTGCTGTAAGTTCTACTGTTAGCGCCTCAAGTGTTTCTTTTAGTTGTTTCGCTTGTTCAAGCTCTTGGATGGCATTCTTTTTCTCTTTGTTTTTCTGCCCTTCCAATGCACTTAGGTTCGTTGGATTTGCTTCAACCGCTAACCCTTGTTTGATGAGGAAGTTGTGAGCGTATCCATCTGCTACATTCTTGACTTCGCCTTTTTTCCCTTTTCCTTTTACGTCTTTTAGAAAGATGACTTTCATCTTTGAACCCCTCCTTCGAAATATTCATCAATGGCAGCTTTTAACTGCTCTACTGCTTCTTCAATGGTTATACCATACATTTGAGTGGCAGCGTTAGTCAAATGACCACCGCCATCTAACGCTTCCATGATAATTTGGACGTTGATATCTCCTAACGATCTCGCACTAATGCACACCGTGTTGTCATCTCGTCTAGCGACAGCAAATGACGCTTCTACCTCACTCATTGACAACAGGGAATCAGCCGTCTGCGCAATCGTAATTTGATCATAATACTCCGATCTGTCAGACGGCAATGAGGCAATCGCCACCTGGTTTTGATACAGCTCTGTATGCTGAATGAGCTTTGCCCGTTTGATGTAATGATCCACTGTCTCTTTTAAGAACTTTTGTACAAGGACAGGATCTGCTCCCTTCGCACGTAGATAGGAAGCGGCATCAAACGTTCTTGATCCCGTTCTCAGTGAGAAGCTCTTCGTATCAACGATAATCCCTGCGAGAAGCGCAGTAGCCTCAATCATGTTAATGCGTAATTTCTTCGGCTGATACTCTAAAAGCTCTGTCACAAGCTCTGCTGTAGATGAAGCATACGGTTCCATATAGACAAGTAAAGGATCACGAATAAATTCCTCGCCGCGTCTATGATGGTCAATGACCACGACGTTTTCAATCTTATTCAGCAGTCGTTCTTCCATGACGAGAGACGGTTTATGTGTATCCACGACCACAAGCAATGTATCATCCTTTGCAAGCTCCATCGCTTCCTCTGGGGTGATAAAACGTGACCAAAGATCTTCATAATTCTTAATTTCACTAATTAAGCGCTGAACACTGTCCCCAATCTGGTTGGCATCAATGACAATATAGCCTTCTTTCCCATTGGCTTGAGCGACCTTTAAAATCCCGATGGATGCACCGATCGAGTCCATGTCTGGGAACTTATGTCCCATGATCATGACATTCCCGCTTTCAGCTACAATTTCTTTTAAAGCATGAGAAATGACCCGTGCGCGTACGCGCGTTCTTTTCTCCATTGGGTTCGTTTTACCACCGTAGAATTTCACTTTTCCATTCGGCTGCTTAATGGCTACCTGATCTCCGCCTCGTCCAAGGGCAAGGTCAAGACTTGACTGCGCAAGTGCCCCAAGCTCTTTTAAAGAAGGAACAGACGCACCGATCCCGATACTGAGAGTAAGCGTCGCACTATGCGCCCCTGTTTTCTCACGGACTTCGTCTAAAATGGAGAACTTCGACGCCTCCAGTTCAGCCAAGATGCTCTCATTGAGAACCGCCATAAAACGTTCTGACGAGATTCGCTTCAGGAAAATGCCATATTCCTGTGCCCAATTGTTTAATAAAGACGTCACTTCACTATTAATAGCGCTACGTACCTGATCATCAAGGCCTTGCGTGACATCGTCGTAATTGTCTAAAAAGATATAAGATAACACCGTTCGTTCATTTTCGTATTGTCTTTCAATCTGTACCTGTTCCGTGACATCAAAGAAATACAAAAGGCGCTCTGAGCGTTTAATAATGACTTTGAATTTTCGGTCATTCAGCGTCACATTTTCTGTCTCGACCTCTTGTTTAATGAGAGGCACAATGGACTCGAATGTATCATACAAAGATCTGCCGACAAGTGTGCTTTCATGAAAGCACGAAGCGAGAAATGGATTTGTCCATTCGATATAATACTGGTCATTAAACAGCATAATACCAATTGGCATTTCCATTAGTGCTTCTTCTCCAACCTTTTTGACTCGATAGGATAATGTTGAAATATATGAATCAATTTCTTTTTGAACTTGCGTATCTGCCCATTTTAAGAAATAGAGCACACCTGCAAGAACAAAAAGACCAACCGCTCCTATGATCCAATTAAAATAAAGGTTGAGGAGAACTGTGACCATCGCAAAAACAATGAGCGCGATGATCGGATACTTGATGACAGGTTTTCTATAGAAGCTTGGCACTGATATCAACTCCTCAACATTCAGAGTGAATTATTTGTTTTTTACTTTTCCCCTTAAATCAAAGCCTATGTCAGCAATCCCTATTATACGCACAATCACACCGATCGTCGGATAAAGGAACCCTAACACGATAGCGAAAATGGGCACCGCTTTTGAGATGCTCTTTTCGTGGCAATAATAGAAGATAAAAGAAAATCCCTGAATAAGCACCAGTATAAATAAAATTCGAAATGCACTCGTTTGAACGAGCCATAAAAAGCTGCCTTTTTCCGTATGAATCAGCAGCAAAAGCATTGTGAGTAAATAATACCATACCATGCTTTTTCGCAGCCGCATATCCTTAAATTTCTTCAAGGCTGGCATGTCTTTGACAAACCGTTTGATCAGAGGCTGCACGAACCAGTGGTTCACAAACGCCAGCAGTGTCACACCAATTAACAGCGCTACAGGCAAAGCACTCAATGCAGCATCTTGTATCTCTCTGAACTGCTTCAGCTGCTTTGCGATGTCCCGCTCAGAAATGCCGGATTGCTTTAAGGCACTCTCTAACATCGGCATCACTTGTTCAATTGACTCTTTCGTGATACTCATCATATCGATTTGAAAAAGCTGAACACTGACAACAAATGAGATGAGAAAACTGAATAAATAGATCAGCGCACCTGCAATGATGGCATTTCCTGGCTGTCTTCTGCTGTAGAAAATTCCCATGCCTAATCCGGCAGCGATCAATATAGGTGCACTGAGTAGCCCATTAATAGACCCAATTAAAAAGCTGATCACTATCCCAATAGCGCCAGCAGCAATTCCTTTTTTCAAGCCGTGCCTGATTGTATAGAGGATGATTGGAATCGGAGCAGCTAGAAAGAAAATAATGGATAATAGTGGCACATACAAATAAAACAGCGTCATGACAGAAAAAATACTGATCATGATAGCACCCTCTACTAACGCTTTTGTTTGTTTCACACCTTCACCTCTATCCAATCCTTTTACTATATCTTGCTCAATGTGTCCTTCTATGTATACGTAAGATGTAAGCTACATCCTGTCTTGCCCAACCTTTATTTTACCATAGCGGCAAATCCCAAGTAAAATGCAGGCTATTCTCAGAGCGTTTCACGTGGAACACTAATATGAAAT
Coding sequences:
- a CDS encoding DHH family phosphoesterase, encoding MPSFYRKPVIKYPIIALIVFAMVTVLLNLYFNWIIGAVGLFVLAGVLYFLKWADTQVQKEIDSYISTLSYRVKKVGEEALMEMPIGIMLFNDQYYIEWTNPFLASCFHESTLVGRSLYDTFESIVPLIKQEVETENVTLNDRKFKVIIKRSERLLYFFDVTEQVQIERQYENERTVLSYIFLDNYDDVTQGLDDQVRSAINSEVTSLLNNWAQEYGIFLKRISSERFMAVLNESILAELEASKFSILDEVREKTGAHSATLTLSIGIGASVPSLKELGALAQSSLDLALGRGGDQVAIKQPNGKVKFYGGKTNPMEKRTRVRARVISHALKEIVAESGNVMIMGHKFPDMDSIGASIGILKVAQANGKEGYIVIDANQIGDSVQRLISEIKNYEDLWSRFITPEEAMELAKDDTLLVVVDTHKPSLVMEERLLNKIENVVVIDHHRRGEEFIRDPLLVYMEPYASSTAELVTELLEYQPKKLRINMIEATALLAGIIVDTKSFSLRTGSRTFDAASYLRAKGADPVLVQKFLKETVDHYIKRAKLIQHTELYQNQVAIASLPSDRSEYYDQITIAQTADSLLSMSEVEASFAVARRDDNTVCISARSLGDINVQIIMEALDGGGHLTNAATQMYGITIEEAVEQLKAAIDEYFEGGVQR
- the rplI gene encoding 50S ribosomal protein L9 translates to MKVIFLKDVKGKGKKGEVKNVADGYAHNFLIKQGLAVEANPTNLSALEGQKNKEKKNAIQELEQAKQLKETLEALTVELTAKSGEGGRLFGSITSKQIADKLQKDHQIKLDKRKIELNDAIRALGYTNVPVKLHPEVQATLKVHVTEQA
- a CDS encoding YybS family protein, with protein sequence MKQTKALVEGAIMISIFSVMTLFYLYVPLLSIIFFLAAPIPIILYTIRHGLKKGIAAGAIGIVISFLIGSINGLLSAPILIAAGLGMGIFYSRRQPGNAIIAGALIYLFSFLISFVVSVQLFQIDMMSITKESIEQVMPMLESALKQSGISERDIAKQLKQFREIQDAALSALPVALLIGVTLLAFVNHWFVQPLIKRFVKDMPALKKFKDMRLRKSMVWYYLLTMLLLLIHTEKGSFLWLVQTSAFRILFILVLIQGFSFIFYYCHEKSISKAVPIFAIVLGFLYPTIGVIVRIIGIADIGFDLRGKVKNK